A region of the Roseiflexus sp. RS-1 genome:
CCCGCGCGAGCCGTGGGGCTGATGGAGATTGAGCATTTATAGCAGTTCTCATAGAGGTTGAACCTCCTCGGACGACCGCAGCGCATGTGGGCTCAAGCCCTCCCTGAGCGCGTGGAAGCCCCTGCGGGGCTGGCATTTCGGTGATCCTTGCCATATTGCGGGGGGGGGGACCCTCACAGGGGTAGATTTTTTGGCAAGCCCCTGCGTGCCATCTCCCGTTTCAGCCATCAGGACGCCCAAACTCCCCCTTCTCCCCTTGTGGGAGAAGGGGGCAGGGGGGATGAGGGGCAAAGGCGCGCGGGAACGCAGAACATCGCTCATCTCTCCCAAAAACTCTACACTTGAGAGGGGGGGACCGGGGTTGATCCAGCCCGCAGGGCTTGCCCGACCTCAGCCAGGGCTTCAGCCCGCCGGAGGCGAAGAGGGAACACTCCAGAAATCCAGTCAAGGGTTCAACGTACCTGAGAACTGCTATAATCCGACATGCGCTTCGTACCGTCGGGCTAAAGCCCCTGGCTATGCAAGGCGAAGCCCGCCTGCGCGGGCTATTCCAGACAAAATGTCATCCGTGCTGATCCGTCGGATCCGTGCCGATCCGTGTTCTCTTCCCGCTTCCGGGGCACAGCCCGCCTGCGCATAACGCGAACTCCAGCGGCGACCCTGTCGGCTATCGGCTATCGGCTATCGCCTATGATAAGCCCTCGGCTATGCAAGGCGAAGCCCGCCGCGCGGGCAAGAGCGGATTTACAGCATTTCTTAGAACTGCACTCTGAAGTTCTGGTGCGGTGAAACGTCTGCCGGGTCAGGCGACATGGAGCGATGCCAGCCCCGGCGGACTGGCATTCACCGTTCCGTGCAAAGCGCAGGATCCTGTCCGACGGTAGTTCGTATCATTGCGACGAAGCAACCTTCCTGCCTGGAGATTGCTCCGTCGCAATGATCGGACGCCTAGCGTGCGCCGGCCGCCTGCTTCCCGCTGGCGATGCTGGTCATCAATTCATCATCGAGTTCCGGGCTGCGCAGGTGATCGACCAGGTCCTGGATCTCCTGCGACGGCGCCGCCGTCAGTTTACTCACGATATAGCAGAGCAGGAAGTTGACCGGCATACCAAAGATGCCAGCCGCCAGGTGCGTGATGCCCAGGACGTTGAACGACGGATCGACATAGTTGCTGTACATGTAGAAGAGCGTTACCGACAGACCGCCGACCATACCGGCGATCGCGCCAGGACCGTTGCAGCGTTTCCAGAAGATGCCAAGCAGCACCACCGGGAAGAACGACGATGCCGCCATCGAGAACGCCCACGCCACCATCTGCGCGATCAGCGCCAGGCGTGGCAGCGCGAGCAGTGCCGCAATCACGGCTGCCACCACGAGCATCGTCTTGCCGAGCCAGATGCGGGTGTTCATGCTGGCTTTCGGATTGATGATGCGGTAGTAGAAGTCGTGCGCAATGGCGGACGAAATGACCACCAGCAGACCGTCGGCGGTGGAGAGCGCCGCCGCCATACCTCCAGCAGCGATCAGCGCGGCGACCGTGTACGGCAGGCCAGCAATTTCCGGCGTCGCCAGCACGATTGTATCCGGATCGATGTTCAGTTCGCTGAACTGCAGGATGCCGTCAACGCTGGTCTTGGTGATCGCCGTGCCCGACAGTTCGCCGAAGGTGCCGATCTTCTTGCCATCGACTTCGGTCTCGCTAAAGGTTGCGCCAGCCAGGTCGATCTTGCCGTTGCCGTTGGCGTCGGTGATCACCAGCGCGCCGCTCTTCACCTGCGGTGCAGCCCAGGCTGGCAGCTTATCAATGTCGCGCCCGTTGAGGGTCATGTAGTCGCGCTGCGTGATCAGACCCAGGCGGCTCCAGTTCTGCGTCCACTCCGGCAATGAACTGATCTCCTTGCCGACCACGTTTTGCAGGATTTCCCAGCGCGCGAATGCAGCATATGCAGGCGCTGTGAAGTAGAGCAGGAAGATGAAGAACAGCGCCCAACCGACGCTCAGGCGGCTTTCACGCACACTTGGCACCGTGTAGAAACGGATGAGGATGTGCGGCAGACCGGCAGTGCCCACCATCAGACAGAAGGTGAGCGCCAGGAAGTTCCACGGCGTCCCGCGCCAGTCGGGCTGGATTTCCTCGGCCGGTTTGCTGGTATCGGGGATCGACTGCGCCTTCGGCGGCGTAATGTTGACGCCGAAGTAGGTATTGATCTGATTGATCGCCGTCACAGCGGCTGCGTTGCTCAGGCCCTCGTTGTATGCGGGCACATATCCGCCCTGAATAACGCGCCCGGTACCATCGCGCGCCTTCGACTCCGTAGCGATCTTGAGCTCACTCTCCAGGCGGGTGATATTCTGCAGCGCCTGACCGTAGCTCAACTGCGGGATCGGGAAGCCGGTCAGTTTGAGCGAAAGGAAGGTCACCGGGATCATATAGGCGATGATCAGGATGATATACTGTGCCACCTGGGTCCAGGTCACCGCCTTCATGCCACCCAGGAACGAACAGACCAGCACGCCGGAGAGACCGATCACCACGCCCCATTCATACGGCACGCCGATGAAGCGCGACATAATAATGCCAACGCCGACCACCTGCGCCGTTACATACGTCAGGCTGACGATGATGGCGCAGATCGCCGCCACCAGGCGGGGCCAGCGCCCGCCATAGCGCGTACCGACGAAGTCGGGAATGGTGTACTGACCGAACTTGCGAATGTAGGGTGCGAACAGGAGCGCCAGCAGCACATAGCCGCCCGTCCATCCCATAATGTACGCCAGCCCGTCATACCCCAGCGCATAGAGCGTACCGGCCATCGAGATGAACGACGCTGCGCTCATCCAGTCGGCGCCGGTCGCCATGCCGTTGAAGACTGCTGGTACATTCCGTCCGGCAACGTAGTACTCATCGAGGATCTTGGTGCGGCTCATGATGCCGATAAAGGCGTACATCCCCATCGTCAACATCAGGAACGTCCACCCGATCCAGGCTTTAGGCATGCCTGCGCCGAGTTCCAGCGCACCCATGATCAGGGCGAAAACGATCAGACCAACGGTGAACATGCCATAGTACTGCGCCAGACGATTGTTGCGCAGTTTGACTGCTTCATTGACCGCCATAGTGGTTGCTCCCTCCGCTGTTACTTATCCCGGTCTTTCAGGTGATACTTCGCGTCCAGTTTGTTCATGGCGTATGCGTAGTAGAAGATCAAGATCACGAACACGACCAGTGAGAACTGGCTGCCGAAATAGTAGCCAAGCGGGAAGCCAGCGATCACGATCTGGTTTAACTGATTGACGAACAGCGGCGGAATGTAGGCGACCGAGAACCAGATGATCAGCAGGATCGCAATCAACCGGTTGTTCTCTTTCCAGTAGGCGTTGATCCGTTCCTGACGACTCATGTTGGCAATGTCTGACATAGCGCCTCCTTGCTCTCATGTTTCAGGCGTCGTTGCTCAAGAGGTCGATGGCTTGTCGCCTTCGCGTTCAACCAGAGACAAACCTGGGAGTTCCACCTCCTTCAGAGTCAAACCCTGGGATTTCCACCTCCTTTCGTGGTGAGGAAGCGCACTGTTGAACAGCCGGGCTGTACTACCAGGCGTCATGACACAGGTAGCACAAGGCATCCGCAGTCGGGGCGGCGCCCGGCGGTCAACAGACGATTGCAGCAAACAAACATTGTTTGCGCGGAGAGAGCTTCCTCGACTTTGGTTAAGTGGCGGTAATCAGGAATGGTGCGACTATAGTACGCAGTCTTTTTCAGCGTATGATAAATCTTCTGTAAAGTTTCTGTAAAATATGTGATGTTCGATAGTTGTGATCTACAACCCGCACACCTCAGCATACACGGCGCGCACTCGCGCGTATACGTGATCCCATGTCAGGCTGCGCAGCGTCTTTTCGCGCCCGGCGGCGCCCAACCGCCGGGCAAGCGCGCGGTCGTCGAGAAGCACCCGGATCGCCTGCGCCAGCCCGGCGACATCGCCGAAACGCACCAGCAGACCGTCACCCCCATCGGTGATGACGTCGGGAATGCCGCCGGCGCGCGCTCCGATCACCGGCACGCCGTAACACCACGCTTCGAGAAAGACGATGCCGAATGAGTCGGTGCGGGATGGGAGGACAAACACATCTGCCGCCGCCAGTGCGTCGCGCTTGACCGCCTCGGGCGCGTAGGGCAGGAAGCGGATGCGCGCGCGATCTGATTGGGGAAGGCGTGCATAGAATGCTTCGAAGTGCGCCAGCGGCGCACCGATGAGCGCCAGCGTTCCCGGATGCCCTGCGCGCCACAAACGCTGCATCGCTTTGATCAGGTGGATGGCGCCTTTATCGTATGCCAGCGCGCCGATGAAGAGCACAAGCGGTCCGTCGATACGCTGTTCGGCGCGAAAACGGTCGCCGTCGCCTCCCTGAAGGTCTTCCGGTGCCACGCCAACCCCCACCACCCGGAGTCGTTCATGCGTCACACCGCGCGCCGCCAGAAAATCGCGTTCCAGTCCGGTCATCGTGATGACCCGTTCGCTTCTGCGAAGCAGGTCGATCTGATGACGCATGCTGTAGTACCGCACAATGGCGCGACTCCCCGGCTCTCCCAGGTGGATGAACGGCGTGCAGAGGAACGGGATGCGCTGGCGCTGTGCACAGGCAAATACCGGCAGAAGGGCGAAATCGAGCGTAATGTTCGTTGCATGCACCAGGTCGAAGGGTCCGTACTGCTCGAAGAACGTCTCAACGCCGGGCCAGCGCGGCGTCCAGGTTGCAAGACGTTGCAGCAGCGGCGTTGTGTTGGGCAGGCGCGAGATTTCTGTCATCAACCGGCGTATCACCGGGTAGATCAGGGGTGGTCCTGGTCGGCGAACGATGGGCAAACGCACGATCTGTACGCCGTTGAACCATTCGGTTGCGGTTTCAACCCGCCGGCGTCCCGGCATCCAGATGTGTTCGAGATCGTGGGCGTCGGTGGCAAGAACGGTCACCCGATGCCCTTCGGCTGCCAGGCGCTCGCCAATCGCGCGAAAATAGCGCCCTGCGCCGCTGGCAACCGGGTGGTAGAGCTGGACGACATGCAGGAAATGCACTACTTTCCCCAACTCAACCCGGAGTCGGCGTCAGCGCGCAGCCCCATGCTCACCTGTCGCGGTGAAGACGCCTGGATGCTGTCGCCGATGATACGGATGTCTGCCACCCACAGATCGAACCCGGTCTCGCCTGGAGCGACTGCCAGGAATGCAATCCGCCTTCCATCCGGTGAGAAAGCGGGTGCGCGTGCGGTTCCCAGACCGGTCAGACGCACAATGGTTCCACCCGCTGCCGGAACGGCAAAGATGTCGGTGCGGTCGCCATCGCGACCGGCGAATGCCAGCCAGCGCCCATCGGGCGAAAACGCCGGATCGTAACTGCCTGAAGGAACATCGGGTTGGGGCGCTACCGTGCCGGTGGTACGGTCGTAGCGCATGATCTGCGATGAACCGCCAGCATACGCCGGTTCGAGCGTAAACACGATTGCTGAACCGTCGGGAGTATGCGTCACCCGCCCGACGTGACCGGTATCATCGGCATAGATCAGGCGGCGCACACCGCCGGGTTGCGCCGGTATGGTAAACAATGCCAGGTGATATTCCGCTGCTGGCGAACCGGAAGGCGGCGCGTACTGCGACGCATATGCAATAGTTTGACCGTCGGGCGCGAATGAGGGATAGAATGCCCATACGCTGTCGGAGATACGCTCGAAACTGCCGGGAGGATGCCGCGAGCCGTTGTTGGTCAGGCGCAGCGGTCCGCCGCCATCTAGCGGTGCGATCATCAGATCGCTCGAACTCTGATCGCGTTGAATATATGCAATGGCGCTCCCATCCGGCGCCCAGACCGGCTGAACCGCCTGATCGTCCCCGATCAACGGGCGTCCGGTCTGATCCTGCCACATCCAGATCGTACCGTCGCGAACGAAGAGCAACCGTCCAGGGAGACGCACACCAGCGGCGATAACCGTCGGTTGGGGTGCGCCGGGTTCTGGTAGCGGGGCGGTGGCAGGCAGGAGCGCCGGTGCGGGTGTGGGGTTGGGCGCTGACGATGCGCATGCAGTCAAGAGCATGATCACCAGACAGATCACCGGGAAGCGCATAGTCATACCTGATGCGGCGGGACCGGCGCGCCGCGCCGCCCTGGAGCGTCCGAGAATGCCATACGGCGGGCGAACCAGCCAATCACGCGTTGCCACATGCGGCGTCGGCGGGGCGGCGCGGCGCGCAGCAGGTCGTCGGCTGGCGGCGTTTGCGGCAGCAGGGCATACAACGCGCCGGGTGCGACACTGAAGGTCATGGGAGTCGAGCCGGACTGATCGCCATCGACCTGGACCGGCAGCGCGCCGCGGGTGTCGATGTGAACGACGCGCGCGCGGTGGTACTCGATCCGCGGATCCAGGTTGTACCGCTGACGCAGGATGGAGAAGAGGCGCAACGGCGCTTCCGCCAGGCTGTCGCCTTTGATGATGCACACATCGAGCAGTCCATCGTCAATGCAGGCGCGCGCTGTGATCTTGAAGACGCCGCCGTACAACTGACTGTTGCCGATCACCACCAGCAGCACACGCCCACGAATGATGCGCCCATCGAGCGCGATGCGCGCGCGCCGCCCCCGATAGCGCAACGCCAGGTCGAAGGCGCGCACCACGTATGCCAGCGCCCCCAGGCGTCGCTTTTCGTCGCTGCGCACTTCGTTGACAACCGCAGCATCGAAGCCGATGCCTGCCATCAGCAAAAAGTATCGGTCGCCCGCGCGCCCGAGATCGATGCGATGACGACGGGCGTGCAGCAGCGCTGCTGCTGCGGCGCGTGGTTCGAGCGGGAAGCCGAGTTCGCGCACCCAGACATTGACTGTGCCGATCGGCAACGCCGCCAGTGCGGTGCGCGTTCCTGCCAGACCATTGATAACCTCGTTGATCGTACCGTCACCGCCGGCTGCCGCTACGACGTCGTACCCCTGCTCCGCCGCTTCACGCGCCAGGCGGATGCCATCGCCGGGTTGGTGCGTCATTTCCACATCGACCGTCCATCCATGCGTCAGCCAGACGTTGCGCGCCTCTTCCACATTCTGGCGCAGGGAGGAAGCCTGTCCGGCATACGGATTCAGAACGATCAGCGCCCGCGCATCACGCGGCAATCCATCGCTGCCGTCGAGCGAGGTCGGCGCTGCTTGATGCAGGGCAGTGAAACGATCCAGGTTACTCATCCTCATCATCCTCAGTATCGGAGGATGGCGGTCCGCTACGGATCGTGCCCGGCGCTTCGATCCAGCCGCGGCGCAGCGCGTAGAGCACTGCCTGCGTCCGATCGTTCAGCGAGAGTTTGCGCAGGATCGACGAAATATGGTTCTTGACCGTCTGGGTGCTGATGTGGAGTGCTTCGGCGATCTCGCGATTGCTGCCGCCGGCTGCGATGCGTTCGAGCACCTCGATCTCCCGATCGCTGAGCGGCGTAAAGAGCGGAAACTCAACCTCCGGCAGATTCGTCAGGTCTTGCGGGAGATTACGGAACTGCGACAGCACCCGCCCGGCGACTTTCGGATCGTCGAGCACCACATCGTTGATGACATACTCGCCGCGCGCCACACGCCGTAGCACCTGGGCAAGTTCGGCGGGGTTGACATCCTTCGAGCGGTACGCCGACGCACCGGCGCGGAGGGCATTGAACGCCTGCTCATCGCTTTCGTACACGCTCAGGACCACGATGCCCACACCAGGGTAATTGAGCCGCAACTGACGGGTCAGTTCCAGACCGTTCATCCCCGGCAGGTTCAGATCAACAACCACCGTGTTTGGTTCCTGGTTGGGTGGGGCGGCATTCATCCACGCCAGCGCCTCCTCGCCGGAAGATGCCTCTCCGACAACCAGAATGTCCTGATAGGTGGAGAGCGCCGCACGCACTCCCTGGCGGAAGAGCGGGTGGTCGTCGACGATCAGCAATTTTACGGGAGGGTTGACGGACACGACGGAGTCTCCTTTCCCTGATCACGCAACCAGCGCCGATATCCTTCGACTGGATCACGCAAACCGCGAATGCCAGCCGCGCTGAGGATGCGGTAGGTTTCGACCAGCGGCAGACCGACGACACAGGTATAACTGCCGGTCACCGCGTGCACCAGTTGACCGCCCAAACCCTGGATGCCGTAGGCGCCGGCTTTATCGAGCGGTTCGCCGGTTGCGACGTACGCATCGATGTCGGCATCACTCAGCGGAGCGATGCTCACCTGACTGGCGACCAGATCGAGCAACGGCGATGCGTCTGCGCGCCGGGCATCAATGACTGCCAGACCGGTATAGACCGTATGCGTTTTTCCCGCAAGGCGGCGCAGCATGCGACGTGCGTCATCAGGATCGACCGGTTTATTGAGCACCGTGCCTTCAAGCGCCACAATCGTATCAGCGCCGATGATAACACTATCGGGCGCTGATGCGCAAGCGGCATGGGCTTTGCGCCAGGCGCGCAACGTCGGATGGTCGAACAACGGCAACGCCAGTGGCGGCAGCGCAGCGACAATCTCCGCTGGCGGGTCGTGTTCGTGCTCCTCGGCATCCGTGGCGATGATCCTGAACGGCACGCCCA
Encoded here:
- a CDS encoding diacylglycerol/lipid kinase family protein, producing MSNLDRFTALHQAAPTSLDGSDGLPRDARALIVLNPYAGQASSLRQNVEEARNVWLTHGWTVDVEMTHQPGDGIRLAREAAEQGYDVVAAAGGDGTINEVINGLAGTRTALAALPIGTVNVWVRELGFPLEPRAAAAALLHARRHRIDLGRAGDRYFLLMAGIGFDAAVVNEVRSDEKRRLGALAYVVRAFDLALRYRGRRARIALDGRIIRGRVLLVVIGNSQLYGGVFKITARACIDDGLLDVCIIKGDSLAEAPLRLFSILRQRYNLDPRIEYHRARVVHIDTRGALPVQVDGDQSGSTPMTFSVAPGALYALLPQTPPADDLLRAAPPRRRRMWQRVIGWFARRMAFSDAPGRRGAPVPPHQV
- a CDS encoding response regulator, whose translation is MSVNPPVKLLIVDDHPLFRQGVRAALSTYQDILVVGEASSGEEALAWMNAAPPNQEPNTVVVDLNLPGMNGLELTRQLRLNYPGVGIVVLSVYESDEQAFNALRAGASAYRSKDVNPAELAQVLRRVARGEYVINDVVLDDPKVAGRVLSQFRNLPQDLTNLPEVEFPLFTPLSDREIEVLERIAAGGSNREIAEALHISTQTVKNHISSILRKLSLNDRTQAVLYALRRGWIEAPGTIRSGPPSSDTEDDEDE
- a CDS encoding Maf family protein; amino-acid sequence: MTTTDDTPSSPPLVLASASPRRRELLAYLGVPFRIIATDAEEHEHDPPAEIVAALPPLALPLFDHPTLRAWRKAHAACASAPDSVIIGADTIVALEGTVLNKPVDPDDARRMLRRLAGKTHTVYTGLAVIDARRADASPLLDLVASQVSIAPLSDADIDAYVATGEPLDKAGAYGIQGLGGQLVHAVTGSYTCVVGLPLVETYRILSAAGIRGLRDPVEGYRRWLRDQGKETPSCPSTLP
- a CDS encoding DUF4212 domain-containing protein, with the protein product MSDIANMSRQERINAYWKENNRLIAILLIIWFSVAYIPPLFVNQLNQIVIAGFPLGYYFGSQFSLVVFVILIFYYAYAMNKLDAKYHLKDRDK
- a CDS encoding sodium:solute symporter family protein is translated as MAVNEAVKLRNNRLAQYYGMFTVGLIVFALIMGALELGAGMPKAWIGWTFLMLTMGMYAFIGIMSRTKILDEYYVAGRNVPAVFNGMATGADWMSAASFISMAGTLYALGYDGLAYIMGWTGGYVLLALLFAPYIRKFGQYTIPDFVGTRYGGRWPRLVAAICAIIVSLTYVTAQVVGVGIIMSRFIGVPYEWGVVIGLSGVLVCSFLGGMKAVTWTQVAQYIILIIAYMIPVTFLSLKLTGFPIPQLSYGQALQNITRLESELKIATESKARDGTGRVIQGGYVPAYNEGLSNAAAVTAINQINTYFGVNITPPKAQSIPDTSKPAEEIQPDWRGTPWNFLALTFCLMVGTAGLPHILIRFYTVPSVRESRLSVGWALFFIFLLYFTAPAYAAFARWEILQNVVGKEISSLPEWTQNWSRLGLITQRDYMTLNGRDIDKLPAWAAPQVKSGALVITDANGNGKIDLAGATFSETEVDGKKIGTFGELSGTAITKTSVDGILQFSELNIDPDTIVLATPEIAGLPYTVAALIAAGGMAAALSTADGLLVVISSAIAHDFYYRIINPKASMNTRIWLGKTMLVVAAVIAALLALPRLALIAQMVAWAFSMAASSFFPVVLLGIFWKRCNGPGAIAGMVGGLSVTLFYMYSNYVDPSFNVLGITHLAAGIFGMPVNFLLCYIVSKLTAAPSQEIQDLVDHLRSPELDDELMTSIASGKQAAGAR
- a CDS encoding glycosyltransferase family 4 protein encodes the protein MHFLHVVQLYHPVASGAGRYFRAIGERLAAEGHRVTVLATDAHDLEHIWMPGRRRVETATEWFNGVQIVRLPIVRRPGPPLIYPVIRRLMTEISRLPNTTPLLQRLATWTPRWPGVETFFEQYGPFDLVHATNITLDFALLPVFACAQRQRIPFLCTPFIHLGEPGSRAIVRYYSMRHQIDLLRRSERVITMTGLERDFLAARGVTHERLRVVGVGVAPEDLQGGDGDRFRAEQRIDGPLVLFIGALAYDKGAIHLIKAMQRLWRAGHPGTLALIGAPLAHFEAFYARLPQSDRARIRFLPYAPEAVKRDALAAADVFVLPSRTDSFGIVFLEAWCYGVPVIGARAGGIPDVITDGGDGLLVRFGDVAGLAQAIRVLLDDRALARRLGAAGREKTLRSLTWDHVYARVRAVYAEVCGL